The Inediibacterium massiliense genome includes the window GTAGGTTTCAATCTCCTAAGGAGCTTTTATTCTTCTAATACACGATTGTATGCTTCACGCTTAGTATAAGCATCTAAGTTTCAATCTCCTAAGGAGCTTTTATTCTTCTAATACTTTATATGATTTGTATGCGAATTAACATTTTGTGCTGTTTCAATCTCCTAAGGAGCTTTTATTCTTCTAATACTATCTATCTCTTTCTCTATATCTATATCTATCTCTGTTTCAATCTCCTAAGGAGCTTTTATTCTTCTAATACGATGGACAAGTTATTCATGGATTGGATCATGAGGTGTTTCAATCTCCTAAGGAGCTTTTATTCTTCTAATACCTAAAAAAGTTAATGCAATTACTATAGATTTATCCAGTTTCAATCTCCTAAGGAGCTTTTATTCTTCTAATACCTGTAAAATAACCCAAATGATAAGACTTCCCTTGGGTTTCAATCTCCTAAGGAGCTTTTATTCTTCTAATACCGCTTGCGGTTTTAACCTGCATAAATACTGTCTTTGTTGTCTATTAATCGCAAAGATGTTTTCAAATTATCATATTGCTACTCATATATTGACCAAAAAGTCTCTATATCGTGTATTTTAGCTTATCGCATAATATCCGTATTTTACAAAACACATAAGCTTGCGCATCTAGAATATCATATTTCTTACATCAATAGGAACAAAGCTCCCTTTTCGTATTATTTTCATTTCACATGTAGCACATATAGGATATATCATAATACTATCACCTATTTCTACTTTAATTTTATTAATCCTATACAGCATTTCAACATATTTCTTATCATCTAAATCACATTCAAATACACTATATTGATTACGCTGACCATAGTTTTTAAGAAGTTTATGTAATTTATTCCTTTTTTTGTCATTTACTATATCATAACTTACTAAATATATCATATCACACTTCCTTTTTCTTATCTAATTAAAAATGGTTCATATTGTATTTCTCCCATCAAAGCTTTACTTAGTAATCTAGCTTGTAAATGAAAACATTCCTGATAATTTGTTTTATATTTAAAAATTGGGTGATATATTTGATCATATTTTTTTCTTTCATATGCTTCTAAGTATTTTTTTATTGCTTTTTTAGTCATTTTTACTTGCCCCAATACTTCTTCAAAATCATCTTTCTTAATTATTTTATTATTTATAATGCTTAGAACCAATCTATCCACAAATAATGCTCTAAATTCTTCCATCAAGTCTAATGCTAATGATGCTCTTCCATATCTCAATCTATGTAAAAAACCTATGTACGGATCAAGTCCTATAGTTGAAACTGCCGATGACATTTCATTCGCCAATAATACATATCCAAAACTTAACATTGCATTTACAGGATCTTTAGGTGGTCTTTTAGTACGTTTATCAAAACTAAAGTCTGCTTTTATCATCTCAGAAAAAACTGAAAAATAAACACTTGCAGCTCTTCCTTCTATTCCTCTTAAGGAATCTATATTTGTTTGTTTTTCTGATTGATTTTCTAATCTTTTTAGCTCTTCTATAGCATCATCTAATCTTTTGCTTTTATTATTTCCTCTATTAGCTTTCATTAACACAGTTCTACTATTTTTTATTTTTCCTATAATAAATTGTTTAGCAAGTTGCAATGACTTTTCATTTTTATCATTATGTGTTTCATATTGCTTTAATCTTACTATTACATTCTTTGAAGCTTCTGGATCTATTCGAGATATAAACTTACCTCTAGAAGTTAAATAACATAAGGTTATTTTATTTTTTGCTAGCATGTTTATTGTGGATGCTGTTACTGTCACTTCTCCAAACAATACAATTTGCTTTATTTTAAATATAGGTATTTGAATTAACTTTTCTTTACCTTTATATAATTTTATT containing:
- the cas1d gene encoding type I-D CRISPR-associated endonuclease Cas1d, with the translated sequence MSTLYVTEQYTTLRKEDEQIKLYKGKEKLIQIPIFKIKQIVLFGEVTVTASTINMLAKNKITLCYLTSRGKFISRIDPEASKNVIVRLKQYETHNDKNEKSLQLAKQFIIGKIKNSRTVLMKANRGNNKSKRLDDAIEELKRLENQSEKQTNIDSLRGIEGRAASVYFSVFSEMIKADFSFDKRTKRPPKDPVNAMLSFGYVLLANEMSSAVSTIGLDPYIGFLHRLRYGRASLALDLMEEFRALFVDRLVLSIINNKIIKKDDFEEVLGQVKMTKKAIKKYLEAYERKKYDQIYHPIFKYKTNYQECFHLQARLLSKALMGEIQYEPFLIR
- the cas2 gene encoding CRISPR-associated endonuclease Cas2, which gives rise to MIYLVSYDIVNDKKRNKLHKLLKNYGQRNQYSVFECDLDDKKYVEMLYRINKIKVEIGDSIMIYPICATCEMKIIRKGSFVPIDVRNMIF